The following proteins are co-located in the Phocoena phocoena chromosome 1, mPhoPho1.1, whole genome shotgun sequence genome:
- the P3R3URF gene encoding LOW QUALITY PROTEIN: PIK3R3 upstream open reading frame protein (The sequence of the model RefSeq protein was modified relative to this genomic sequence to represent the inferred CDS: substituted 1 base at 1 genomic stop codon): protein MGNAPPDLKEREVCGRTPNHGATREARPRGIISPYQRPGMGXPRLRFPRMFKCSRRRYRQKSQGPTATTAATNLATMATDINDTHTATTRVWILPLQVLRHLCQRGSFLIL from the exons ATGGGCAACGCCCCTCCTGACCTGAAGGAGAGAGAGGTCTGCGG gcggactcccaaccacggcgccaccagggaagcccggccccGGGGCATAATTTCCCCCTACCAGAGGCCAGGTATGGGCTGACCTCGGCTCCGGTTTCCCAGGATGTTTAAGTGTAGCCGCAGAAGGTACCGGCAGAAATCCCAAGGCCCAACTGCCACCACTGCAGCCACCAATCTTGCCACCATGGCCACGGATATCAACGACACCCACACTGCCACCACTAGGGTGTGGATCCTTCCACTGCAAG tACTCAGACACCTTTGTCAACGTGGCAGCTTTCTGATCCTCTAG